Proteins found in one Bacillota bacterium genomic segment:
- a CDS encoding pyridoxal phosphate-dependent aminotransferase, whose product MTGCGGSRQYLSRRALGLPPFGIRRVYEEAVAMERQGVDVIHLELGRPDFDTPAHIKAAAIDAINRGQVHYTSNNGLLELREAVARKLERECGLEYDPKSEIFITAGGSEALNVTFAAILSDGDEMLLPVPCYSTYLNLPAFLGAEATAVVCLEEEGYQVDTERLERSVTPKTRAIMVNSPCNPTGAVWDRRTMEGLARVAREHDLLVISDEVYEYLVYDGARAVSPAALPGMRERTFILNSISKTYSATGWRIGYVAGPAHLMETALRVHQHNVASANTFAQWGALAALEGPQDEVFHMVKAFDERRRFLYGALSQIPGMKCNRPQGAFYMFPDISAYGVSSEELTMYLLKEAHVAVVHGSAFGDAGEGHIRISYASSLESLKAAVGRMADAIEKL is encoded by the coding sequence ATGACAGGTTGCGGAGGGTCCCGGCAGTACCTTTCAAGAAGGGCCCTCGGGTTGCCTCCATTTGGGATCCGGAGGGTTTACGAAGAGGCTGTAGCCATGGAGCGACAGGGGGTTGACGTAATCCACCTGGAGCTAGGCAGACCCGATTTCGATACTCCGGCCCACATCAAGGCGGCGGCGATTGACGCCATCAACAGGGGTCAGGTGCACTACACGTCCAACAATGGTCTTCTTGAACTCAGGGAGGCGGTTGCCCGGAAACTCGAGAGGGAGTGCGGGCTGGAGTATGACCCCAAGAGCGAGATATTCATCACCGCAGGAGGGTCAGAAGCGCTCAATGTCACCTTCGCCGCGATCCTGTCGGACGGCGACGAAATGCTGCTTCCGGTTCCCTGCTACTCGACCTACCTGAACCTGCCCGCATTCCTTGGGGCCGAGGCCACAGCGGTGGTTTGCCTGGAAGAGGAGGGGTACCAGGTGGACACGGAGCGGCTGGAGAGGAGTGTCACCCCGAAAACCAGGGCCATCATGGTGAACTCGCCCTGCAATCCCACGGGGGCAGTGTGGGACCGGCGTACGATGGAAGGCCTCGCCCGGGTTGCCCGCGAGCATGACCTCCTGGTCATCTCCGATGAGGTGTACGAGTACCTGGTGTATGACGGGGCTCGGGCCGTAAGCCCGGCGGCCCTGCCCGGGATGCGGGAGAGGACCTTCATCCTGAACAGCATCTCCAAAACCTACTCGGCCACGGGCTGGAGAATAGGGTACGTGGCGGGGCCGGCCCACCTGATGGAGACCGCCCTGAGGGTCCACCAGCACAACGTGGCCTCCGCGAACACTTTCGCTCAATGGGGCGCCCTAGCCGCCTTGGAGGGGCCACAGGACGAAGTGTTCCACATGGTGAAGGCCTTCGACGAGCGCAGGCGCTTCCTTTACGGCGCCCTCAGTCAGATACCAGGAATGAAGTGCAACCGTCCTCAGGGGGCGTTCTACATGTTTCCCGACATCAGCGCCTACGGCGTGTCTTCCGAGGAGTTGACCATGTATCTCCTGAAAGAGGCTCACGTGGCGGTGGTGCACGGGTCTGCCTTCGGCGACGCAGGGGAGGGCCACATAAGGATTTCCTACGCAAGTTCCCTGGAGAGCCTTAAGGCGGCCGTCGGCCGCATGGCAGACGCCATTGAGAAGCTGTGA
- a CDS encoding NAD/NADP octopine/nopaline dehydrogenase family protein, producing MGLGESIAVLGAGNGGYAMAGDLASRGLPVAFYEHPSFAEGFAETLSTGGVVLEGALGTRSSRVHLATTDIGEVMETSSLLNLVVPSTAQETFFRAMMAHLRDGHTVVVWAGRFGSLRLLHLLKESGIQRDITVVEANTLPYGVRRSGPNVARVLYTSLRLYLAPVPRSNTGKVIEEIGALYEGAQASDSLLAAAFSNPALVVFGIGALLNVARIQHTKGKFYLFGEGITEGVADVMEAAYREMEEVGRALGFSIPGYTREEFRGPASIEGVNFTSPGGVEDFAKMDGPSTVRGRYMMENIGDGIVPIAQLARRVDVACPVLDAVITLGSIVCQDDFLNKGRNLNRLGMGEANPAEIRRVSTEGFWAR from the coding sequence GTGGGTCTGGGAGAGAGTATCGCTGTGCTTGGTGCCGGTAACGGCGGGTACGCCATGGCGGGGGACCTCGCCTCGAGGGGGCTCCCCGTGGCCTTCTACGAGCACCCTTCATTCGCGGAGGGCTTCGCGGAGACCCTGTCCACCGGGGGGGTTGTCCTCGAGGGTGCCCTCGGCACACGCTCATCTCGGGTGCACCTCGCCACCACTGACATCGGGGAGGTCATGGAGACCTCGTCCCTGCTCAACCTGGTGGTGCCCTCAACTGCCCAGGAGACCTTCTTCAGGGCCATGATGGCCCACCTCAGGGACGGCCATACGGTGGTGGTGTGGGCCGGGCGTTTCGGGTCACTGAGGCTCCTTCACCTCCTGAAGGAGTCCGGGATCCAGCGAGACATCACCGTGGTGGAGGCTAACACGCTGCCCTACGGGGTGAGGCGCTCCGGCCCCAATGTGGCCAGGGTGCTCTATACCTCCCTGAGGCTGTACCTGGCACCTGTGCCCCGATCCAACACCGGCAAGGTAATTGAGGAAATAGGTGCCCTGTACGAGGGTGCGCAGGCCTCCGACAGCCTTCTGGCTGCCGCCTTCAGCAACCCTGCGCTGGTCGTCTTCGGTATCGGGGCGCTCCTCAACGTAGCCAGGATCCAGCACACCAAGGGCAAGTTCTACCTGTTCGGCGAGGGCATCACCGAGGGCGTGGCTGATGTAATGGAGGCCGCGTACCGGGAGATGGAGGAGGTTGGCAGGGCCCTGGGGTTCTCGATCCCCGGGTACACAAGGGAGGAGTTCAGGGGACCCGCCAGCATCGAAGGGGTCAACTTCACCTCTCCCGGCGGTGTTGAGGACTTCGCGAAAATGGACGGACCCAGCACCGTGCGGGGGCGCTACATGATGGAGAACATCGGTGACGGCATTGTCCCCATTGCGCAACTGGCCAGGAGGGTCGATGTGGCCTGCCCGGTGCTGGATGCCGTGATCACACTGGGCTCCATCGTCTGTCAGGATGACTTCCTAAACAAGGGAAGGAACCTCAACAGGCTGGGCATGGGAGAGGCTAATCCAGCGGAGATCAGGCGCGTTTCCACGGAGGGTTTCTGGGCTCGCTGA
- a CDS encoding DUF2848 family protein, with translation MLVLEFRLPYGENLTFPASKVINGGYTGRDAAAVQAHVEELEKEGIAPPLRTPLFFPVPRDRVTLAAEVEVVGENTSGEVEYVLLVSGDDLFVTVASDHTDRTLERVDMLASKALCPNVLAPVAWRYEEVQGHWDEIMIRSWIGEGRRTLRQEAPLAAIMAPGDLMAEVARSVKGPLEGVVILSGTVASRGEGSGVAGFFEFEMEDPRLGRRISWGYRITRTDWYRP, from the coding sequence ATGCTTGTCCTGGAGTTCAGGTTGCCGTACGGTGAGAACCTGACCTTTCCCGCGAGCAAGGTCATCAACGGCGGTTACACGGGAAGGGACGCCGCCGCCGTGCAGGCCCACGTAGAGGAGCTCGAGAAGGAAGGGATCGCGCCTCCCCTGAGGACGCCCCTGTTCTTCCCGGTGCCTCGGGACAGAGTGACACTGGCCGCGGAGGTGGAAGTGGTGGGTGAAAACACCTCCGGGGAGGTGGAGTACGTCCTCCTGGTGTCAGGTGATGATCTATTTGTGACGGTAGCCAGCGATCATACCGACAGGACACTGGAACGCGTTGACATGCTTGCGTCGAAGGCGCTGTGCCCCAACGTGCTGGCACCCGTCGCCTGGAGATACGAAGAGGTCCAGGGGCACTGGGATGAGATCATGATCAGGAGTTGGATCGGAGAGGGCCGGCGTACGCTACGACAGGAGGCACCCCTGGCCGCCATCATGGCGCCTGGCGACTTGATGGCAGAGGTTGCCCGGAGCGTGAAAGGGCCGTTGGAGGGGGTGGTCATCCTGTCCGGAACGGTGGCTTCCAGGGGTGAGGGCTCGGGAGTGGCCGGGTTCTTCGAGTTCGAGATGGAGGACCCACGGCTTGGACGACGAATCTCCTGGGGGTACCGCATCACGAGGACCGACTGGTACCGGCCGTAA
- a CDS encoding Gfo/Idh/MocA family oxidoreductase produces the protein MTAVPQGDQIRVVLAGCGYIAQAAHIPSLLMTDGMCLAAVVDRRERLAWVIGGRLGVPAFTSLPQCLDSVQADAVIVSTGRFSHPALVTEAANRGLHVLVEKPLADTVRDARAMTDSITGSGVVAMVGYMRRYDDDCEYVRETLRTGRLGRVHAAVSHFELGLPPRFARFDGGITQGSGPPPIGSLRESLLEESIHHINLMRFWFGEVSQVLFVRGDPDRGVYEMVFLSEDGVLVTHLNVALMGHGEQVWVYGDRGNVHTRLWSPHFPYRHADTVVFHLDSGTGREERPLIPRMSPYLNLMTHFRDAIRDGVTVKTPVEDAVRDLEAIEEVVLVAGDMGAAGGSEGG, from the coding sequence GTGACAGCCGTGCCCCAGGGAGATCAGATCCGGGTGGTGCTGGCAGGCTGCGGGTACATCGCCCAGGCAGCCCACATACCAAGCCTTCTCATGACCGATGGCATGTGCCTTGCCGCCGTGGTCGACAGGCGGGAAAGGCTTGCGTGGGTTATCGGGGGGCGCTTGGGGGTCCCAGCTTTCACCAGCCTCCCCCAATGCCTGGACAGCGTCCAGGCTGACGCCGTTATCGTTAGCACCGGCAGATTCAGCCACCCAGCGCTCGTCACGGAAGCCGCGAACCGGGGCCTCCACGTGCTGGTAGAAAAACCGCTAGCTGATACCGTGAGGGACGCTAGGGCCATGACGGACTCGATCACTGGATCCGGCGTCGTGGCCATGGTGGGGTACATGAGGAGGTACGACGATGACTGTGAATACGTGCGGGAGACGCTCAGGACTGGAAGGCTGGGCCGGGTTCACGCGGCCGTTTCCCACTTCGAGCTGGGGCTTCCACCCCGGTTTGCCCGCTTTGACGGCGGGATCACCCAGGGCTCGGGTCCTCCGCCCATAGGCAGCCTCCGGGAGTCTCTCCTGGAGGAATCCATTCACCATATCAATCTCATGCGGTTCTGGTTTGGAGAAGTGTCCCAGGTGCTGTTTGTCCGGGGCGATCCGGACAGGGGCGTGTACGAGATGGTGTTCCTATCGGAGGATGGTGTACTGGTGACCCACCTGAACGTGGCCCTGATGGGCCACGGCGAGCAGGTCTGGGTATACGGGGACAGGGGTAACGTACATACCCGGCTCTGGTCTCCCCACTTTCCCTACCGTCACGCTGACACGGTGGTCTTCCATCTGGACAGTGGTACCGGGAGGGAGGAGAGGCCACTGATCCCTAGAATGAGCCCATACCTGAATCTCATGACGCACTTCAGGGATGCCATCAGGGACGGAGTGACCGTCAAAACCCCTGTTGAGGATGCGGTGAGAGACCTGGAGGCGATAGAAGAGGTGGTTTTGGTGGCTGGGGACATGGGGGCCGCTGGCGGAAGCGAGGGGGGGTAA
- a CDS encoding Asp/Glu racemase — translation MRVQYGWRARIGLINIASSAVMEPEFYAMIPEGVAVLTARVTLGKVTPEELASLSEKGGQVEGVTRALATARPHVITFGCTAGSFVKGPGYDQGIVRMMEEVSGGIRCTTTTTAVVEAAKALGLRRLAVGTPYIDEVNERATRFLEAVGFQIVSMKGLGIVDDFTIGEQTSATVYNLAREVDVPEADGVFLSCTNLRGAEVIQALELDLGKPVITAIQATVWHSLRLVGVREPVRGFGRLMEI, via the coding sequence GTGAGAGTTCAGTACGGGTGGCGGGCGAGGATAGGTCTTATCAACATAGCGTCAAGCGCCGTGATGGAGCCGGAGTTCTACGCCATGATCCCCGAGGGTGTGGCGGTGCTCACTGCCAGGGTCACTCTGGGCAAGGTGACACCGGAGGAACTGGCCTCCCTCTCGGAGAAGGGTGGCCAAGTTGAGGGGGTTACCAGGGCACTGGCAACAGCCAGACCGCACGTGATCACCTTTGGCTGCACAGCCGGGAGCTTCGTGAAGGGGCCCGGCTACGATCAGGGTATAGTCAGGATGATGGAGGAGGTGTCAGGGGGCATCCGGTGCACAACAACCACCACCGCAGTGGTGGAGGCCGCGAAGGCACTGGGACTCAGGCGCCTGGCTGTGGGGACCCCCTACATTGATGAAGTGAACGAGCGGGCAACACGGTTCCTTGAGGCTGTCGGCTTCCAGATCGTGAGTATGAAGGGCCTTGGGATAGTGGACGACTTCACCATAGGGGAGCAGACCTCGGCGACCGTGTACAACCTGGCCAGAGAGGTGGACGTGCCGGAGGCGGATGGTGTCTTCCTGAGCTGCACTAACCTCAGGGGTGCCGAGGTGATCCAGGCGCTCGAACTTGACCTGGGAAAGCCAGTAATCACTGCCATCCAGGCCACCGTGTGGCATAGCCTGAGACTGGTGGGGGTACGGGAACCGGTCAGGGGTTTCGGGAGACTGATGGAGATCTAA